In Verrucomicrobiia bacterium, the sequence GAAAAATAGGTAGAATTTAACATTGCAGCAAAAGCGATAATGATTAATCCCTTTCCTAAGCGCATTTTCCAACCCCAAGCTGCCGCACTTAACCCCAACAAAAACAATACAAAAGGCACTGCCCAATTCGCAGCAAACATGGCTCCAGTCAAAGCACGAAAGATTTCGTAAGGCCCAAAATTAAAAGCTCCCCCGTTTATCCCCAACCAGTAAAAATCAAACCAAGCCCCCTTTAATCCCTTCATGCCTTCTAAAGCAGGATGAACCGTGAGAGCTAAAGGCGCATCATTGGAAAATAGAACGGAATCTGGGTCAAAACTTCGATAGAACAGTAATAGCAAAATGATGACTAAGGAAATGAAAAGGAATAAAAAATGGGTATATTTTTTAAATATCATTACCTTGAGTTAAGAAGTATTTTTTTTCTTTTAAAGAAGAAAATAGGAATTGAACTTTTGTAAAATCTTTTTAATTCTAAAAGACAAAGCTTACTTTTGCATCTAAATGTTATCATAATCCTGTGTATATAGAATCTTTTATTAACAAAATTCTTAGTTATAAAAAGGCACGTCCCCTAATAGCAAAGATCTGGCGCTATATAATGCCCTCATTCCTTGTAAAAAGACGAGTTTTTGGTTTAAAGATGTGTTTTGACTCGAGAGATCACCCTTTTTTTTGGTATACGACAACAGAATTTTTCGAACAACTTGAAAATGTTCCGGCTATCTTCAACTCATTTCATGGCATTTTTTGGGATGTGGGTTGTAATGTGGGTATTTATTCTTTGCGAGCTGCTTCTTTAGGACATCGTGTAATAGCCTTCGATATATCGCCTAAAGCAGCGGCTCTAGTTGAAAAAAGTGCACAACTTAACCAGCTTCAAGATAAAATTACAGTTGTGCCTAGAGCCTTTTCTTTAGAGCCTATTCCTTATGTCGCGCCTAAAACGGCCATTGCAGGCAACCAACTCAATGCTCAAAAGGAAATAGCCAATGCTATGAGCATCTCTTATCTAGAAGCAGCAAATCAATATGGAATTCCCAAATTACTGAAAATGGATATTGAAGGGTTTGAAGAACATTTCTTAAAATCGTCAGAATTTAAAAAATGGATTATTGACCATAAAATTATTTTTATATTAGAACTTCATAAAAAAGAATTTTGGGATCTGCTGTGGAAAGATGTGCCCATGATTCAGCTTTCTTCACATGTAGTTAAATTTGAGTCTAAATAAGCTTGAATGAGGTATGGGACTGGATATTAATGCACTTTATTTTCTCATCGCCGCACGTCAACAAGGAGCTTCTTTTAATCAAGTTATAACCGTTGGTCGACCTGAAGTTGGCATTAATCTGAACCTCCTTGAAAATGAGCTAAAACAATATCGCTTCCCCTTAAAAAAATCGATAAGGGACCTATGGACAAAAGAACCCTATTTTGCAGAGCCCATTTTTGAAGCACTTGGTGCGCAATCCATCTCTACCTTAGACGCCTCTAATTTCATGGGCGCTAATACCATTCATGACATGAATCTGCCCCTGCCCAATTCTCTAAAAAATCGTTTCGACATTGTCTATGATACAGGCTCCTTAGAACATATTTTCAATTTTCCTGTCGCAATTAAAAACTGCATGGAAATGCTCAAAGAAAATGGTCGCCTCATAATCCACACCACCGCCAATAACTGCATGGGTCACGGCTTTTATCAATTTAGCCCGGAACTTTTTTATCGAATTTTTTCCGAAGAAAACGGCTTTGAAGTGGAACGCCTCATCCTACATCCGGTTGGGCCCTACGGAAAATGGTATCAAGCAAATGATCCCAAAACGATAAAATGTCGCGTGGAGCTCATTTCCCTTCGTCCCATTTATCTTTTACTCCAAGCTCGAAAAATCGTGTCGCGTACTCTTTTCGAAACATCCCCGCAACAAAGTGATTATCAAGCGGCGTGGGACAATACTGCAACCTATAGCTTAACCTCTAAAAAGCAAAAACGCTGGCAAAAATTTGGAAAATTAACACCGCGATTAGCTCGTTTCTTTAGAGCATTAAGCCATGGATATGAATATTACACCACCCAATCTCTGAGAAATAAGAAGCTCTTCAAACACCAACCCAAAAAGCCAACTCAACCTTTAACAAAATAAGCAGTCCCCATGAGTTCACTTTCGTGGAGAATTTTAACAAATTTAAAATTAGATTTTTCCAAAATTTGTCGAAGCGTCTCAAAATCCACGGCCCAGGTATGCCATTCAATGCATATAGCATCCACGCGTTGAAGAAATTGAATTTCTTTTTGTAAAAAATTCAACTCCGAACCTTCTACGTCCAACTTCAGCAAGTGACAACGCGTTTCACCAAACCTTTTTTTCCACACTTCCTCTAGGACAATACCTGGCACAGCTATTTTCTCCCATTCACCTTGTAAACCTAATTCTTCTTGCGTTAAGGGCTGGCTCGCAGAACAAACATTAGATTCGTAAACAAAAAAATCTTTTGTTTCATTAGGATTTATCTCTCCTACTAAACCTTGCAACACCACAACCTCATTCCAATGATTTACTTTGGCATGCCAACGTGCTTCCGCCACTGCCTCCGGATTCGCATCTACCATAACACCGCGAAGTGGTTTTCCTCCCCGAACATGAGTCAGCCAGCATGTAAAATAACCTACATTACATCCCAAATCAGCAAAAGTCTCAAGTCTCTGTGGAAAATAATGGGATTCATAAAGATTTTGCTGACTAAACATCTCTTCACTCAAAACAACACTTTCAATTTTAGCCATTCGGTATTTCACACCACTTCCCGATAAAGTCTTCGTTAAAGGAAATAATTTCAGACTTTGATTCGCTAAACGAATGAAACCTAATTTTTTAACCCATTTTCTTGCACACGCACTACGCGACAGCCGAGTTATCCATTTTTGTATCATCTTCGTTTTCGATAAATTAAAAAGGAAGGATGCAAAAGATTATAACGAACATATTGATAGATTTTTAAACCCACATCCGCATACTCCAATTCCGGAAAATTTGTTTCTACAAAATTTCTCCACTGCTCATTTTCCCACTTAGTTTGATGCAATTCAATACCTTCATGAATGTCAGGAGTAGGAGTGGTAGAGGCGATAAAACAACCCCCAACCTCAAGATGATCACTAATATTACGAAATAACTGTAACAAATCCGGCGTAGCAATATGCTCCAAAACCTCCCATGCGGTAATCAGATGAAACTTTGCCTTACTCTTATCAAAATTCACTTGAAAGGGTTTAGTAATATCGCAGGTAAATAAATTACGATTGGCTAAAGTTCCCCAATTAGCACGCTTTCGCTTTAAGGAATAATCCGAACCTTCTAATCCTACACCTACCCAACATAAATTCAAAAAATCGTTAATCATTTGTCCACCGGAACAACCTAAATCCAAAACGTTGAGTGTTTGTTTGGGAAAAGAGTTACTTAATAAACGATCCATATGCAAAATAAATTTTTTGTTCGTGCTATTATTTTCTGCAGTGCCTTTAGGAGCGATATGATCAGGGGACTCAAACGCGATGGGATATTGAGTGATTACCTCAATACTTGGCTCCACTCGTTTTCTGCCAGTTTTACGCAAGGGCATAGCAAAAAACCCAATCCACTCGTAAACCGCTCGATAAATAATGGCATGAACCTCATTATAAACTCTGCGCCACTCTCCTACGAAAAGTAATTTAATCCCTTTTTTAATGTAAATCCACTTCATACCAATGACTCCTTAACGCGCTTATGCTTGTTCACTACCTTAAATTCCAGCTTCTGTCATTAAGATTTAGTTGCATTTTTGTAGTTAATCGGAATGATCCCATTTATGTTACCTTGGAATTTAAGCAGAAAGCTCGCTCCTATCTGGCATAAATTTGCTCCTTCTTTTACTGTTCGCAGAAAAATCGATGGAATCTACGTCTATTTTGATTTCCGGGATCAACCGCATTACTGTTTATCGCCCGTGTCCCAATTAATATGTTGTGAGCCAACGCTACTACCTCCTCAAGCTGTTAAAATTTGGGATGTTGGCTCAAACTCAGGAATTTTTTCTTTGAATGCTGCTCAAAAAGGCCATGAGGTTATTGCCTTTGATATTTCACCTAAAGCTATCAATCTCCTACGAAAAGGCGCTCGCGCCAACCAAGTAAATATTCAGACCGTGGAAGGTGCTTTTTCCGTTGAACCCTATTTTTATACAACACCCACTTCTTCCCATACGGAAAACCAAGCAATAAAAACCTCAGGTTCTGGACAGAGAAAAAGCATCACTTTTTTAGAAGCAGCTGAACGTTTTGGTATTCCTCAAGTCATTAAAATGGATATTGAAGGAAACGAAAAAGAATTTTTGCAATCTTCTACTTATCGAGATTGGCTCACTCAGCACAATATACTTTGGATATTTGAAATGCATAAATCCGAAGATTTTGAACTACTTAAAAATTGGAAAACGCACGAAGTGGATCCAATGCATTTTGCAGTCAACTTTAATTTCCATTAATACTTTCTATTTATCCCCATGAACCAAACACATTTAGTTACAGGCGCCGCAGGATTTATTGGAAGCCATTTGGTAGATCGATTGCTCTCGCTCGGTTACCGTGTCATTGGTATTGACAATCTCAGTCTGGGTCAGAAAAAAAATTTAACTCAAGCCTTAGCCCATCCCCATTTCATTTTTCATGAACAAGATTTAAATCAATTAGAAAATTGCTTACGGCTCATTGAAAAAGAAAAAATTGATACGCTTTGGCATTTAGCCGCTAATTCAGATATTCAAGCCGGTGTAAAAAATCCGGATATCGATCTTCATGCAACCTTTCTCACTACTTATAACGCACTAAAACTTGCAAAACACTTACAGATTCCTCATTTCGCTTTTTCTTCTACCTCCGCTATCTATGGTGAATTGCCTGGTAATATTGCCGAAAACGCTGGCCCTCTTTTCCCCATATCTAGTTATGGCGCCATGAAACTAGCTTCCGAAGCGGTTATTTCGGTTGCGCTTGAAAGTTACTTGCAAAAAACTTGGATTTTCCGGTTTCCTAATGTCGTTGGCCCCCGAGCCACACATGGAGTAATTTTCGATTTTATTAAAAAACTAAAAAAAACACCCACTCAATTAGAAGTTTTAGGTGATGGAAACCAAACCAAACCCTACCTCTATGTCACGGATCTTGTTAATGCCATGATTTTCATTCATCAAAATGCTCAAAAAGATCTTAACTATTTTAATATCGCACCCCAAGGAAGCGAAACCTCGGTTCGTCACATTGCTCAGACTCTCTTACAACACATTCATTCTACCGCTGCTATCACTTTTACAGGAGGCTCAAAGGGGTGGACAGGCGATGTTGCCAACTTTCGCTACGATGTTACAAAACTTTCCGAACTAGGTTGGATAGCTCAACTCACCTCCGATCAAGCCATCCAACGTGCCATTCAAGATATTTGGAATGAAAACAGCTAAGCAACTTCTGATTTTAGCTGGTGGACAAGGAACACGTCTTAAAACCGTTTGTGGTAACTTACCTAAACCTCTTATCCCCATTGGTGAAGTTTCTCTCTTAGAACATCAAATCCGTTTAGCAAAACGTAACGGTTACACATCTATTTGGCTTTTGGTTTACTATGGTGCCGATCAAATTCAAAAAACTTTAGGTAAAGGCGAGGAACTCGGAGTCCAACTAAACT encodes:
- a CDS encoding FkbM family methyltransferase; this encodes MYIESFINKILSYKKARPLIAKIWRYIMPSFLVKRRVFGLKMCFDSRDHPFFWYTTTEFFEQLENVPAIFNSFHGIFWDVGCNVGIYSLRAASLGHRVIAFDISPKAAALVEKSAQLNQLQDKITVVPRAFSLEPIPYVAPKTAIAGNQLNAQKEIANAMSISYLEAANQYGIPKLLKMDIEGFEEHFLKSSEFKKWIIDHKIIFILELHKKEFWDLLWKDVPMIQLSSHVVKFESK
- a CDS encoding class I SAM-dependent methyltransferase, with translation MGLDINALYFLIAARQQGASFNQVITVGRPEVGINLNLLENELKQYRFPLKKSIRDLWTKEPYFAEPIFEALGAQSISTLDASNFMGANTIHDMNLPLPNSLKNRFDIVYDTGSLEHIFNFPVAIKNCMEMLKENGRLIIHTTANNCMGHGFYQFSPELFYRIFSEENGFEVERLILHPVGPYGKWYQANDPKTIKCRVELISLRPIYLLLQARKIVSRTLFETSPQQSDYQAAWDNTATYSLTSKKQKRWQKFGKLTPRLARFFRALSHGYEYYTTQSLRNKKLFKHQPKKPTQPLTK
- a CDS encoding FkbM family methyltransferase, which translates into the protein MIQKWITRLSRSACARKWVKKLGFIRLANQSLKLFPLTKTLSGSGVKYRMAKIESVVLSEEMFSQQNLYESHYFPQRLETFADLGCNVGYFTCWLTHVRGGKPLRGVMVDANPEAVAEARWHAKVNHWNEVVVLQGLVGEINPNETKDFFVYESNVCSASQPLTQEELGLQGEWEKIAVPGIVLEEVWKKRFGETRCHLLKLDVEGSELNFLQKEIQFLQRVDAICIEWHTWAVDFETLRQILEKSNFKFVKILHESELMGTAYFVKG
- a CDS encoding class I SAM-dependent methyltransferase, producing the protein MKWIYIKKGIKLLFVGEWRRVYNEVHAIIYRAVYEWIGFFAMPLRKTGRKRVEPSIEVITQYPIAFESPDHIAPKGTAENNSTNKKFILHMDRLLSNSFPKQTLNVLDLGCSGGQMINDFLNLCWVGVGLEGSDYSLKRKRANWGTLANRNLFTCDITKPFQVNFDKSKAKFHLITAWEVLEHIATPDLLQLFRNISDHLEVGGCFIASTTPTPDIHEGIELHQTKWENEQWRNFVETNFPELEYADVGLKIYQYVRYNLLHPSFLIYRKRR
- a CDS encoding FkbM family methyltransferase, translated to MNAAQKGHEVIAFDISPKAINLLRKGARANQVNIQTVEGAFSVEPYFYTTPTSSHTENQAIKTSGSGQRKSITFLEAAERFGIPQVIKMDIEGNEKEFLQSSTYRDWLTQHNILWIFEMHKSEDFELLKNWKTHEVDPMHFAVNFNFH
- a CDS encoding NAD-dependent epimerase/dehydratase family protein, with protein sequence MNQTHLVTGAAGFIGSHLVDRLLSLGYRVIGIDNLSLGQKKNLTQALAHPHFIFHEQDLNQLENCLRLIEKEKIDTLWHLAANSDIQAGVKNPDIDLHATFLTTYNALKLAKHLQIPHFAFSSTSAIYGELPGNIAENAGPLFPISSYGAMKLASEAVISVALESYLQKTWIFRFPNVVGPRATHGVIFDFIKKLKKTPTQLEVLGDGNQTKPYLYVTDLVNAMIFIHQNAQKDLNYFNIAPQGSETSVRHIAQTLLQHIHSTAAITFTGGSKGWTGDVANFRYDVTKLSELGWIAQLTSDQAIQRAIQDIWNENS